One Oryza sativa Japonica Group chromosome 8, ASM3414082v1 DNA window includes the following coding sequences:
- the LOC9270218 gene encoding uncharacterized protein, which translates to MNVTRPLSRYLDNPDAAAERPPEGPGSGFLVVEDEAAVEQAATICCGLCHDPRVRTLPFTQSWRLYMGEDNVVVFVPVVGEPLSAGCYYVDRSTGSHHAGKVLAYALLGNKPDPGTCGSCEQRPGKEFVLHLCVTLGLYKHMFILLFDHPSENREKPAFVARAFVAIVKLHKLCYSLSCLCVSDLGHFQHAREEDKTRILFLSFVDDAPPRPFHHGDVYQQVEVAPHYPMGFKAAAVAPDGVPPSLLRLKGWQVSKTSRTSYDGLADHAHWVDWPLRRRMPDLDGFGIGAGGGSPAAVVGKWYCPFMFIRDGERRLKDQVNRCMFYEMTLEQRWEEIYSCDNTHRGSISGKQPDDEVKVNVTVRRSTALLGGTGAVVQEGGPQEVDGVMWFRPAAPPPNSGAAGGVGVDMVVWEKMKWELERGGWVDGNGDVESIERVERREALGRYWDKPNGYEQTMYYCNYRILIVSVNV; encoded by the exons ATGAACGTGACAAGGCCGTTGTCACGGTACCTGGACAACCCAGACGCCGCGGCGGAGCGACCGCCGGAGGGCCCAGGATCCGGGTTCCTCGTCGtggaggacgaggcggccgtcGAGCAGGCGGCCACCATTTGCTGCGGATTGTGCCATGACCCGCGGGTGCGCACCCTCCCCTTCACTCAGAGCTGGAGGCTCTACATGGGCGAAGACAACGTGGTCGTCTTCGTCCCCGTCGTCGGCGAGCCGTTGTCGGCCGGCTGCTACTACGTCGACCGGTCCACCGGCAGCCACCACGCCGGGAAGGTGCTGGCGTATGCACTGTTAGGAAATAAACCTGACC CCGGGACGTGCGGATCGTGCGAGCAAAGGCCGGGGAAGGAGTTCGTGCTCCATTTGTGCGTCACCCTGGGCCTATATAAGCATATGTTCATCCTGTTGTTTGATCACCCGAGTGAAAATAGAGAAAAGCCGGCATTCGTTGCCAGGGCGTTCGTTGCCATTGTCAAGCTTCACAAGCTCTGCTACTCACTCTCGTGTTTGTGTGTCTCCGATCTTGGCCATTTCCAACACGCACGGGAGGAGGACAAGACGAGGATCCTCTTCTTGTCCTTCGTGGACGACGCGCCACCGAGGCCGTTCCACCACGGCGACGTCTACCAGCAGGTGGAGGTGGCGCCACACTACCCGATGGGAttcaaggcggcggcggtcgcgccGGATGGCGTCCCGCCGAGCTTGCTGAGGTTGAAGGGCTGGCAGGTGAGCAAGACCTCGCGTACGAGCTACGACGGCCTCGCCGACCACGCGCACTGGGTAGACtggccgctccgccgccggatgccaGACCTCGACGGCTTCGGCatcggcgcgggaggcggctcgccggccgccgtcgtcggcaaaTGGTACTGCCCGTTCATGTTCATCAgagacggcgagcggcggctcaaGGACCAGGTCAACCGGTGCATGTTCTACGAGATGACGCTGGAGCAGAGGTGGGAGGAGATATACAGCTGCGACAACACTCACCGGGGCAGCATCAGCGGCAAGCAGCCGGATGATGAGGTCAAGGTGAACGTGACGGTGCGCCGGTCGACGGCGCTGCTAGGCGGCACCGGTGCAGTAGTGCAAGAAGGTGGGCCTCAGGAGGTCGACGGGGTGATGTGGTTTcgaccggcggcgccgccgccgaactcTGGCGCGGCAGGTGGAGTTGGGGTGGACATGGTGGTGTGGGAGAAGATGAAGTGGGAGCTGGAGAGAGGAGGGTGGGTCGACGGTAATGGCGACGTGGAGAGTATCGAGAGGGTGGAGAGGCGTGAGGCGCTGGGTCGGTACTGGGACAAACCAAATGGGTATGAGCAAACGATGTACTACTGCAACTATCGAATTTTAATTGTTTCTGTTAATGTATGA
- the LOC4345565 gene encoding uncharacterized protein: MRGSKKMYVTRPLSRYLDNPEAAAEPLPEGPGSGFLIVEDEAAVERATVCCGLCRDPKVHTLPFPQSRRLDVGEDDIVLFVPVVGEPLSAGRYYVVKAIGHHAGKVLACSREEDKTRILFFSFVDDAPPRPFHHGDIYQQVEVVAVAQASHWLRGFKAVAVAPDGIPPSLLRRKGWEVSKAMRTSYDGLNDDAHGIDWPLRRQMPDLDGFGIGAGGSPATVVGKWYCPFMFIRDGEQRLKDQVKRCRFYEMTLEQSWEEIYRCDNTHRGSISGKPPDEIKVNVTVRRSTALLGGTGAVVQEGGPQVVDGVMWFRPAAPPTNSGVAGGVGLDMVVWEKMKWELERGGWVAGNGDVESIERVERGEAAGQWDKFGCYLLLESFVLRRMDGSVALTCGFRHTSKITTKWV; the protein is encoded by the coding sequence ATGAGAGGATCGAAGAAAATGTACGTCACAAGGCCGTTGTCAAGGTACCTGGACAACCCAGAGGCAGCGGCGGAGCCACTGCCAGAGGGCCCAGGATCTGGGTTCCTCATTGtggaggacgaggcggccgtcGAGCGGGCCACCGTTTGCTGTGGATTGTGCCGTGACCCGAAGGTGCACACCCTCCCCTTCCCTCAGAGCCGGAGGCTTGATGTGGGTGAAGACGACATTGTCCTCTTCGTCCCCGTCGTCGGCGAGCCGTTGTCGGCCGGCCGCTACTACGTCGTCAAGGCCATCGGCCACCACGCTGGGAAGGTGTTGGCGTGCTCACGGGAGGAGGACAAGACAAggatcctcttcttctcctttgtGGACGATGCGCCACCGAGGCCATTCCACCACGGCGACATCTACCagcaggtggaggtggtggccgTGGCGCAAGCGTCACACTGGCTGAGGGGATTCAAGGCGGTGGCGGTTGCGCCGGATGGCATCCCGCCGAGCTTGCTGAGGAGGAAGGGCTGGGAGGTGAGCAAGGCCATGCGTACGAGCTACGACGGCCTCAATGACGACGCGCACGGGATAGACTGGCCGCTCCGTCGCCAGATGCCAGACCTCGACGGCTTCGGCATCGGCGCGGGAGGCTCGCCGGCCACCGTCGTTGGCAAGTGGTACTGCCCGTTCATGTTCATCAGAGACGGCGAGCAGCGGCTCAAGGACCAGGTCAAGCGGTGCAGGTTCTATGAGATGACGCTAGAGCAGAGCTGGGAGGAGATATACCGCTGCGACAACACTCACCGGGGCAGCATCAGCGGCAAGCCGCCGGATGAGATCAAGGTGAACGTGACAGTGCGCCGGTCGACGGCGCTGCTGGGCGGCACCGGTGCAGTAGTGCAAGAAGGTGGGCCTCAGGTGGTCGATGGGGTGATGTGGTTCcgaccggcggcgccgccgacaaACTCTGGCGTGGCAGGTGGAGTTGGGCTGGACATGGTGGTGTGGGAGAAGATGAAGTGGGAGCTGGAGAGAGGAGGGTGGGTCGCCGGTAATGGCGACGTGGAGAGTATCGAGAGGGTGGAGAGGGGTGAGGCGGCGGGTCAGTGGGACAAATTTGGGTGCTACCTGCTGCTTGAGAGCTTCGTGCTCAGGAGGATGGACGGCAGCGTTGCACTCACCTGTGGTTTCAGGCACACCAGCAAGATTACAACCAAATGGGTATGA